TCAGTTGATGTTGCAGCATGGTTTCGACCACCTGCAGCTGAAGGCCATTTTTGCAGAGGTCCATGCTCCCAACCTGCGTTCTCTGGCCCTGATGCGCAAACTGGGCTTTGAAGAGACAGGCAGGCTCCCGTTGCATGAGGTGTACCAGGGGACCCTCAGCGATGTGGTGTGTTTTGTGCTGGAAAGTTCTTGCTGGAACAGCAGAATCTGAGGCATCTTCACTGCCAGGCAGCATAAACTTGACGAATATTGCATATCAGGATATACTGTTCTTATCAATCGGCGAAAAGCCGAATTTTTTGTTTTGGTCCCCGGAGGTGCCAGACCCTCCAGATGAAGGCTGTGTCAGGACTGCTTGTAGCAATCCAGCTTGGCCCCTTTGCCCCAGTCAAAAACAACCATGCCCTTGCGCTGCTTCACGTAGGTGGCCCTGGCCTTGTTGTTGAGGACACCAGTGAATTGAAAGGTTTCTCCTTTGAGAGACCATTTCCCTGTCTTTTTCTCCCACAACTCCTGATAGGTGCCATTGGCATGAAGTGTGAATTCCATGCGGGTCTGCAACTGCTGTGAACTGGCTTCATAAGCCATGCACACGTACCGACCTGCAGGATTGCTGTAGTCCACAGCCTCTTTCACGGTGATGCGGTCTGGGAGAACGTACTCGTCCCAGCTCTGGTCGTATCCCTCGTAATGGATCTTGTATTTTCCCTGATGGGTGCCTGTTCCGAGGGCCACAATGGTGGCATCAAACCACTGCCCGTGCCACTCCACCTGCACCTTCTGGCCCACCTGATAAACAGAAGCAGCCCAGGCGACTGAGGTCAAGGAGGCCACCAGGGTTGCCATGCAAATGCTACTGAGGTCTGGTTGCCAGACCAGGTGTTTCCGCAGAAAAGAAAGCAAACTGGGCATGTTCTGACCTTACCAGAGGAGGTGTGACGGTTTTCTGAACCCCAAGAAACGGACCTCAACAGGTCCGCTTCTTGACTTCATTCGCGCTGGAGGAAGGGTGCAAAGGTCAGGGGCGTGCAGTGGTGCGGGCGTCCCGGCGGTCATCGTGGCGGCTGCGTCCGGCCAGTCCGGCCAGACCCAGCAAGCCCAGGATGCCCCAGGGGAAACTGTTGTCATCGCGGGCGTAGCTCTCATCTGCCACAGCGGTGTTGTTGCCTGAGCCAGTGGTGGTGTTGGTGTCACCAGTGCCCGCCCCTGTTCCCATGGTGGCATCATCGGTGCCAGAACCAGTCGTCGAATCGTCGCTGGTGTTCCCCATGTCGGTGGTGCCAGAGGCGCCTGTCCCTGTGGTGTTGTTGGTGCCGTAGTTGGTGGCATCATCGGTGGTGTTGCCCATGTTGGTGCTGTCGCCAACATCTGGGGTGTCCACCTGGGCGTGGGCCACCAGGGGGGAGGTCATGCAGAAAAGGGCAATCAGGGCTGCTTTGCTGAACTTGTTCATGGGATCTCCTTAAGATCAATTGACATTTCAGCGGAGAAAACATTTCTCCGTTCCTGTTTCATATTCTGGTGGCTGAATGTGTGTGTGGCCCCCTGGTTCCAGTGAAAAAGCTGGTTTTATCCTGATGGCTGGTTTTTTCTTTCTGGGATGAAGAAGTGATTTGAAGCTGTTTTCATTCTGAAATGCTGCTGCAATCAAATTAAGGGTTGTGTGATTTCATACAGAGCCTGAAAACAGAAAAACCTCTGATTTTCACAGAGGTTTGAAGGGGTTTAAGACCTTTAGAAAAGGGCGCGAGAAGGGTCCCACAGACGGTTGAGTTCGTAGATGCCCACCAGAATGTGCAAGACCAGTTTGGCCGCAATGCCGGTCAGGAGGCCCACAAAAGTTCCCCATGCACTGCGCAACGCCTGGTCCACGGGTTTTTTCTCCATGTACATCTCCACCAGGAAAGCGCCACCCAGAGGGCCAACGATCAGACCCATGGGGAGGGCCAGTCCCACAATGCTTCCCCAGAAGGCACCCCAGGCGGCACGTTTGCTGCCCCCATACTTGCGGGTGCCCCAGATGGAGGTGAGGTTGTCCACAAGACCAATGGCAATGCTGATGATGCCAAGCCCCAGCAGGAACCAGAAATCCGAGAATTGAAATCCATCAATGAAGGTGGCAATCACCGAACCCACAAAGATGAGTAAGGTTGCCGGAACCACCGGAATGAAGGTTCCCACCACCCCCACAAGCCAGATCAGCAGAAAAACCAGAAAAGCCAGAGTCATCTTGCCTTAGGAATACGTCTGTTCCTGGAAAAAGTTGCAGGTCTTCCTGTGGAATCCCTTGCAGCTTACAGTTCAGGGCACCCCATTTCCTGTGTGCCGTCACCCTTCCGGAACCCGGGCTTCTGATTACAATAAAGGCATGAATACGAGTCGCATATTGAAACTGGCCGGTGGCGCACTTCTGGCTGTGGTTGGCCTGCAACAGAAAGGAAAGACCAGAATCGCCCTGACGGGTCTGGGGGGCGCACTGATTTACGCTGGACTGAAAGAACAGGAGGCCCCTGCTTCCCTGACCTCCAGCGGCGACATTTATCTGGAAGACAGCGTGGTGGTTCACCGTCCTCTGTCCGAGGTGTACATGCAGCTCAGGAACTTTCCCAACCTGCCGCAGGTGTTCTCTCACCTTGAGAAGGTGGAATTTCAGGGGGAGAACATCCGCTTCAAAGGGCAGGTGCCGCTGGGCATGCTCGCCGACTGGGACATTGAGATGGTGTTCGATGACCACCAGGAGCGGTTTGGCTGGCGTTCCAAACCGGGCAGCATGCTGGACAACGCCGGAAGCCTGACCTTCGAGAAGATCGACGCCGAGAACACCCGGGTGCATGTGGCCCTCTCGTACAAACTGCCAAAAGAGCTG
Above is a genomic segment from Deinococcus cellulosilyticus NBRC 106333 = KACC 11606 containing:
- a CDS encoding Tudor-knot domain-containing protein: MTSVAWAASVYQVGQKVQVEWHGQWFDATIVALGTGTHQGKYKIHYEGYDQSWDEYVLPDRITVKEAVDYSNPAGRYVCMAYEASSQQLQTRMEFTLHANGTYQELWEKKTGKWSLKGETFQFTGVLNNKARATYVKQRKGMVVFDWGKGAKLDCYKQS
- a CDS encoding DUF456 domain-containing protein, with translation MTLAFLVFLLIWLVGVVGTFIPVVPATLLIFVGSVIATFIDGFQFSDFWFLLGLGIISIAIGLVDNLTSIWGTRKYGGSKRAAWGAFWGSIVGLALPMGLIVGPLGGAFLVEMYMEKKPVDQALRSAWGTFVGLLTGIAAKLVLHILVGIYELNRLWDPSRALF
- a CDS encoding SRPBCC family protein, which produces MNTSRILKLAGGALLAVVGLQQKGKTRIALTGLGGALIYAGLKEQEAPASLTSSGDIYLEDSVVVHRPLSEVYMQLRNFPNLPQVFSHLEKVEFQGENIRFKGQVPLGMLADWDIEMVFDDHQERFGWRSKPGSMLDNAGSLTFEKIDAENTRVHVALSYKLPKELLTVWKDLLTPERLRTDLEVYRRKVERV